TACGGCGACGATCACGTGATGATCGGCAAGGTGCGCCACGACGGAAACCTGCTCGTCAGCGCCGGCCGCATCCTCGCCGGCTGGGCGCCACAGGCCGGCGGCGACCTCGCCGGCCTGCGTGCCGAGGATCTCGCGCAGGCCGCGGAGTTCGGTGCGGAGATCCTCATCGTCGGCACCGGCCGCCGCCAGCGTTTCCCGCAGCCGCAACTGCTGCGCCCGCTGGTCGAGGCGCGCATCGGTTTCGAGTTCATGGATTTCGCCGCCGCCTGCCGCACCTATAACATCCTGGTCGGCGAAGGCCGCGCGGTGGCGCTGGGTCTGCTGTACGAACGCTGAGCCGGGCAACAGCCGCCGCAACGAGGCTGTAACACCCCTGCAAGAGGATATTCACGAGGACGCCGGCTTTCGGCTACCCTGCGTCCACACGCGCGCCCGCCGCACGGCGGGCCAGCGCCCATCCACGAGCAGGAGACCCGATTGAGCGCCATCCCCGCCCCCGACTTCAGCCTGCCCGCCACCGGCGGCAACACCGTCACCCTGTCCGCGCTGCGCGGCCGCAAGCTGGTGATCTACTTCTACCCGAAGGACAACACCCCCGGCTGCACCAACGAGACGCGCGATTTCGGCACACTGCATGCCGAGTTCGCGGCCGCCGGCTGCGACGTCTTCGGCGTGAGCCGCGACGGCCTGAAGAGCCACGAGAACTTCAAGGCCAAGCTCGAACTGCCCTTCGAGCTGATCTCCGACCCGGAGGAGCAGGCCTGCGAGGCCTTCGGCGTCATGAAGCTCAAGAACATGTACGGCAAGCAGGTGCGCGGCATCGAACGCAGCACCTTCCTGATCGACGCCGCAGGCAACATCGCCCGCGAGTGGCGTGGCGTGAAGGTGCCCGGCCATGCCGAGGAAGTGCTCGCCGCCGCGCGCGCGCTCTGACCCTCCCGACGGCCGCGGTCGCAACGCGCGTCCGCGGCCCCGATGCCGCCCCGCAGCCCGGATCCGACCTCATGCCCGCCATCAGCAAAGCCACCACGCCCGCCGCCCCGAACGAAACCACCGCCACCACCGCACGCCCGCGCCGCAGCACAACCCGCCGCGCCGCCAAGCCGGCCGCGTGCAAGCTCTTCGTGCTCGACACCAACGTGCTGATGCACGACCCCACCAGCCTCTACCGCTTCGAGGAGCACGACCTCTACGTGCCGATCATGACGCTGGAGGAACTCGACAACAACAAGAAGGGCACCAGCGAGGTCGCACGCAACGCGCGTCAGGCCAGCCGGATGCTCGACGAGATCGTGTCCGGCGCGGCCGACGGCATCGTCGAGGGCATTCCGCTCGAGGGCCCCTCGCGCAGCCTGGCCACCGGCCGGCTGTACGTGCAGACCGAGGCGATCGAGATCAAGCTGCCGCCCGCGCTACCCACGGCGCGCGGCGACAACCAGATCCTCGCGGTGGTGATGTTCCTGGTCGAAAAGCACCCGGGACGCGAGGTCATCCTGGTGTCGAAAGACATCAACATGCGCATCAAGGCGCGCGCGCTCGGGCTGGCGGCACAGGACTACTTCAACGACAAGGTGCTCGAGGACAGCGACCTGCTGTACACCGGTACCCGCGAACTGCCGGCCGACTTCTGGGACACCCATGGCCGCGGCATGCAGTCGTGGAAGGAGGAAGGCCGCACCTACTACCGGCTGAACGGCCCGCTCGCCCCCGAGATGCTCGTCAACGAATTCGTCTTCCAGGATGGCGACGCCCCGCTGCAGGCCTGGGTGAAGGAGAAGGAAGGGCGCAGCGTGGTGCTGGAGACGCTGACCGACTTCAGCCACCACAAGAACAACGTCTGGGGCATCACCGCGCGCAACCGCGAGCAGAACTTCGCCCTGAACCTGCTGATGAACCCGGAGATCGACTTCGTCACCCTGCTCGGCCAGGCCGGCACCGGCAAGACCCTGCTGACGCTCGCCGCCGGGCTCACCCAGGTGCTGGAGACCAAGCGCTACGGCGAGATCATCATGACCCGGGTGACGGTGCCGGTTGGCGAGGACATCGGCTTCCTCCCTGGAACCGAGGAAGAAAAGATGGCGCCGTGGATGGGCGCGCTCGAGGACAACCTCGAGGTCCTCAACGGCACCGCGGGCGAAGGCGGCGACTGGGGCCGCGCGGCGACGCGCGACCTGATCCGCAGCCGCATCAAGATCAAGAGCCTGAACTTCATGCGCGGGCGCACCTTCCTGAACAAGTTCCTGATCATCGACGAGGCGCAGAACCTGACGCCCAAGCAGATGAAGACCCTGATCACCCGCGCCGGCCCCGGCACCAAGGTCATCTGCATGGGCAACATCGCGCAGATCGACACGCCCTACCTCACCGAGGGCTCCTCGGGCCTGACCTTCGTCGTCGACCGTTTCAAGGGCTGGGCGCACTCCGGCCACATCACGCTGCAGCGCGGCGAGCGCTCGCGCCTGGCCGACTACGCCGCCGACGTCCTCTGAGCCGCCGCAAGCGCACGCGGCCGCCGTCGGCCCCGTGTGCTTGCGGCCCCTTGCCGCGCGGCGGCTCACCTATAATCCGCGGATTCATCCGACGACAGAGCCGTCATGACCACCGAAGCCGCGAACCTGCTGGTGGGCGCCAGCACCGATTTCCTGCGCAACTTCTCGCCCTTCAACCGCATGGAGGCCGAGGCGCTCGCCTTCCTCGCCGAGCGTGCGGTGCTCGCCTTCCACCCGCGCGGCTCGGACATCCTGACCCCGGAGATGGGCGTCCCCCGCCATTTCTACATCGTCCAGCGCGGCAAGGTGCAGGCGAGCCAGACCGGTTCGACCACGGTCACCGAGTACGCCAGCATGACGCTGGGGCCCGGCGAATGCTTCCCGATCGGCGCGATCTCCGCCCGCCGCCCGTCGACCAATGCCTACGTCGCGGTCGAGGACAGCTTCTGCTTCCAGCTCGGCGCGGACGATTTCCTGCACCTGATGCAGATGAGTCCGGTCTTCCACCTGTTCTGCACGCAGTACATCGCCAGCCTGCTCAACCAGTCCCGCCAGCAACTGCAGACCACCTTCGCGCAGCGCGCGGCCGAGCAGCAGACCATGACCACCAGCCTGGGCAAGCTGGTCAAGCAGGACCCGGTTTTCGTGAGTGCTGACACGCCCACGCGCAGCGCGCTCGAGCGCATGAACGAGCTGCGCCTGGGCTGCATGGTGGTGGTCGACGACGAACGCCGGCCGGTGGGCGTCGTCACCCAGAGCGACCTGCTGCCGCGGGTGATCCTGGCCGCCTTCGACCTCGCCCGCCCGATCGGCGAGCTGATGACCGCCAATCCGCACCAGCTGCCGACCACCGCCTCCGCCTACGACGCCGCCCTGGAGATGGCGACCCACGGCGTGCGCCACCTGCTGGTGGTGGACTCGGACGGCATCCTCAAGGGCGTGGTGTCCGAGCGCGACCTGTTCACGCTGCAGCGCATCAGCCTGCGCCAGATCCGCGCCGGCATCGAGAACGCGGCCGACATCCATGCCCTGCAGCGCGCGAGCGCGGACATCCGCCAGCTCGCCCTCAACCTGATCGCGCAGGGCATCGGTGCCGAGCAGCTGACGCAGTTCATCTCCGCCCTCAACGACGCGCTGACCCGCCGCATCATCGTGCTCGCCCGCGAGCGCCACGACCTGCTCGGCATCGACTTCGCCTGGATCGCGTTCGGCTCGGAGGGGCGCCACGAGCAGACGCTGTCCACCGACCAGGACAACGGGATCGTGTTCCGCGTGGTCGCGAGCAGCCAGGTCGACGAGGCGCGCCGGCGCCTGCTCGCGTTCGCGAAGACTGTCAACGACGACCTCGCCGCCTGCGGCTTCCCGCTGTGCAAGGGCAACATCATGGCGAGCAATCCGGACCTGTGCCTGACACTCGAGGAGTGGAAATCGCGCTTCGGCGACTGGATCCGCGAGCCCGACCCGCAGGCCCTGCTCAACGCCTCGATCTTCTTCGACTTCCGCGTGCTTTACGGCAACGAGCGCTTCGGCGACCAGCTGCGCACCTGGCTCAACAAGGCGGCGAAGGGCAACACCACCTTCCTGCGCATGATGGCGGCCAACGCGCTGAAGGTCCTGCCCCCGCTCGGGCGCATCCGCGACTTCGTGCTCGAGGACGACGGCAGCATCGACCTCAAGAAATCCGGCGCCCGCCTGTTCGTGGACGTGGCCCGCATCCTGGCCCTGCGTACCGGCGTGGACTCGAGCAGCACCGTCCAGCGCCTGCGCCAGGCGAGCACCAAGATCGGCTTCACCGCGGAGGAGATCGCCGCGATCATCGACGGCTTCAATTTCATCCAGCTCCTGCGCCTGCGCTCGCAGCACCTGGAGACCAAGCACGACACCGCCGACGACAACCGCGTCGATCCCGAGTCGCTGAACGAGCTCGACCGCCGCATCCTGAAGGAAGCCTTCCGTCAGGCGCGCAAGCTCCAGTTGCGCCTCAAGCTGGACTATCAGCTATGAGCTGGCTCGCCCGTCTCAAGGCGGCGCGCGGCGGGGCGCCCGCCCTCGGCAAGCAGGCCGAGCAGACCCTGCACGCCTGGCACGCCCTGCCCGATGCGGTGCGCGACCGTCCGCACTTCGAGAGCCGTTACGTGGTCGTGAATACCGAGGCGACCGGACTCGACCTCGACCGCGACCGCCTGCTCGCGGTCGGGGCGGTCGGCGTCGACGGAGGCCTGCTCCACGCCGCGGACGCCTACTATGCAACGCTGGAACCCGCACCCGCCGACGCGCTCGCGGGTCTGCTCGGGCTGGCCGGCAAGAACCCGCTGGTGGTGTTCAACGCATCGTTCAACCGCAACATGCTCGAGCGCGCGTTTCAGGAACACCTCGGCCTCGTGCCGGATTTCCTCTGGGTCGACCTCTACTTCCTGCTGCCGTCCTTGTTCCCGGAGAAGCTCGATCGCCCCGGCCGGCTTGGCGACTGGATGGCGGCATTCGGTATCGAAACCTTTCAGCGCCATCATGCGCTCGGCGACGCCTGGGCAATCGCCCAGCTCCTGCTCGCCGTCCAGGCGCGGGCGCTGTCCTTCGGCGTCAACAGCCCGGAAGGCCTCGCCGAGCATCAGCATGCCTACCGCCAGAAGCTGAAGGTCTGATTCTCCGGCAGCGTGACCGATGCCCGCACGCGAGCACGCGGGAACGACATTTCCTGTTTACAACCCCGACTTGCCTGCGTATATTCCGCCGAATGTTTTTGCGCCCCGCCCTCCTCTCCCTGGCATTGCTGCTCGCGTCGGCCCCGTTCGCCCACGCCGCCGAACAGCCTGAGCAGGCGGTGGCGCAGGTCGAGCAGAGTTCCGTGATCGGCGAATACACCGTCGTCGCCGAGCAACTGGTCGACGAAGCCCTGTCCTACCTCGGCATCCGCTACCGCTTCGGCGGCACCTCGCCGGCAACCGGCCTGGACTGCAGCGGCCTGGTGCTGAACGTGTTCCGCAACGCGGTCGGCCTCAATCTGCCGCGTACAGCGGGCGAGATGGCAAAGCTCGGCGACCGGATCGGTCGCCAGGAGCTCAAGCCCGGCGACCTCGTGTTCTTCAACACCATGCGCCGCGCCTTCTCCCATGTGGGAATCTACCTCGGGGACGGCAAGTTCGTGCACGCCCCCTCCAGCGGCGGCAAGGTCCGCGTCGAGAACATCTCCAACCGCTACTGGGCGCAGCGCTTCAACGGCGCGCGCCGCCTGCTCGACGAGGGCGACACCCTTCACGACGCCGCGCGCATGGTGGCGATCCGCTGATCCCCGCTTCGCCCGAACGTCGACGACAAAGCCCGGCTCCACGCCGGGCTTTTTTCATTTTCGGCCGCCTCCCGCCGCCTTGCAGCGCTCCGGACATGCGGCGCACGGATCGCCCATCCGCCGGCCCAGCGCCTGCTGCAGTGCGCAGGTCGAACGCCGACAACACACGAACATCACCCCTTCGCGGCTGGCCGCATCGCGGAAGCGCTGCATCACGTTGTGGCCGAGGAAGTCGGTGAACAGGATCACCATGCCGATCCCGCTCGGCAGCGGCGCGGAGCGGCGCTGATGCGTCGTGTCGCGTCCGCTGACGTGTCCCGCGATGCGGATGCCGAAGCTGTCGAGGACGTCCGGAATGTTGCCGAGGCGATCTGCGCCGACGAGCAGGGCATTCATGCTTTCCTTCCTGTTAAGAACAATTCTCATCCATGATGCTACCAATGCGAACTGTTTGCAACTGCGAACTCTTATCGTTATTATTCGAACACCGTCACAACACCCTGAGCTCTCGCCAACATGATGAAAAAAGTCCTGCTGACCGCCCTGGTTTCCGCCTTCGGCCTGTCTGCCGCCGCCAGCGCGGCCGAACTCAACGTCTACTCCGCCCGTCACTACCAGACCGACGAGCAGCTGTACGGCAACTTCACCAAGCAGACCGGGATCAAGATCAACCGCATCGAAGCCAAGGAAGACGAACTGCTGGAGCGCGTCCGCACCGAAGGCGCCAACAGCCCGGCGGATGTCTTCGTGACCGTGGACGCCTCGCGCCTGGCCAAGGCCGACGAGATGGGCATCTTCGCCCCGGTGAAGTCGGCTGAACTGGAAGCCCGCATTCCGGCCCACCTGCGCACGAACAACTGGTTCTCGTATTCGACCCGCGCCCGCGTGATCGTGTACAACCCCGAGCTCGTCAAGGCCGAACAGGTCCAGACCTACGAGCAACTGGCCGATCCCGCCCTCAAGGGCCAGGTTTGCACCCGCTCGGGCAGCCACCCCTACAACCTGTCGCTGGGCGCCGCCATGATCAAGCACAACGGGGCGGAAGCGACCGAGAACTGGGCCAAGGGCATCGTCGCCAACTTCGCGCGTGCGCCCAAGGGCGGCGACACCGACCAGATCCGCGCGGTTGCGGCCGGCGAGTGCGGCGTGGCGATCGCCAACAGCTACTACCTGGCTCGCCTGATGAATTCGGACAAGCGCGAGGACCAGGCCGCGGTGGCGAAGATCAAGGCGGTGTGGCCCAACCAGTCGAGCTGGGGCACCCACATCAACGTCTCGGGCGCCGGCATGCTCAAGCACGCGCCGAACAAGGAAGCCGCGATCAAGTTCCTGGAGTACCTGGCCTCGGACGAGGCCCAGGCCTACTTCGCCAACGGCAACAACGAATGGCCGGTCGTGCCCTCGGTGAAGGTCGACAATGCGGCACTGGCCAAGCTCGGCGAATTCAAGGCCGACACCCTGCCGATCGGCGAGCTGGCGGCCACGGTCGCCGAAGCCCAGCGCATCTTCGATCGCGCGGGCTATCGCTGATCGACATGCGGCGGACGGCAGGACGCCGTCGGTCGCGACCGCTGCAACTCACGATTCAGCCCCCGCGGCCCCGGCCGCCGGGGTTGAATCGTTTCCGCGCCTCCGATCGCAGACCCACCCGCAGCCACCCGGCCAGCCTTGCGCCTGCCGAGCCGGATCAACCGGCGCGTCGCTTCACCTTCAGGATCTGGCGCGAGATCACGAACATCGGCAGCAGGCCCACTGCGACGATGATCAGCGCCGCGGTCGAGGCCTCGGCGAGGCGCTCGTCCGCAGCCAGCGTGTGCGCCTGGGTGGCGAGGGTGTCGAAGTTGAACGGCCGGATGACCAGCGTGGCCGGCAGCTCCTTCATGACGTCGACGAACACCAGCAGGCCGGCGGTCAGCAGGCTGCCACGCAGCATCGGGACGTGGACCCGGCGCAGCGTGGCCCATTTGCCGTAACCGAGGCAGCGCGAGGCGTCGTCCATGCTCGAGGTGATCTTGCCCAGGCTGGACTCGACCGTCTGCAGCGCGACGGCGAGGAAGCGCGCGAGGTAGGCGTAGATCAGCGCGGCAATCCCGCCGGTGAGCAGCAGGCCCGGATTGGTGCCGAACACCGCCTCCCAGGACTGCGCCAGCCAGTTGTCCAGCCGCGTCAGCGGGATCAGCACGCCGACCGCGATCACCGAGCCAGGCACCGCATAGCCCAGACCGACCACGCGGTTGAGCGCATGCGGCAGCCCGGTGCGCGCGAGCCGGGCGGCGTAGCCGAGCACGACCGCGAGCACGACCGCGGCGATCGCCGTGACCATGGCGAGCACGAAGCTGTTGCGGGCGAGATGCACGAAGCGCGGACCGAACTGCGCGTCGCCTTCGGCGAAGGCCATCTGCAGCAGCAGCGCCCCGGGCAGCAGGAAACCGAGCAACAGCGGCATGAAGCAGGCGAAGGCCGCGAGCAGGCCCAGCGGCAGCGGCAGGCGCAGGCGCACCGGCATGCTGGCCTGGCGCGAGGTGTTGTTGAAGCGCGCCCTGCCCCGCGACATGCGCTCGAGGGTCAGCACCAGGATCACGAAGGCGAGCAGTGCGGCCGAGAGCTGCGCGGCGGCGATGCGGTCGCCCAGCGAGAACCAGGCGCGATAGATCCCGGTTGTGAAGGTCTGCACGCCGAAGTAGGACACGGTGCCGAAATCGGCCAGCGTCTCCATCAGCGCCAGCGCGGTGCCCGCCACCACCGCCGGACGCGCGAGCGGCAGGGAGACGCGGAAGAAGCTTCCCCACGGCCCCAGGCCGAGCGAACGCCCGGCCTCGAGCATGCCGCCTGCCCGTTCCAGGAAGGCGGTGCGCGCGATCATGTACACATATGGATAGAGGACGAACATGAACATCGCCACCGCACCGCCGACGGTGCGCACGTCCGGAAACCAGTAGTCGCCCCGCCGCCACTCGAAGGTCTCGCGCAACCAGGTCTGCAGCGGGCCGACGAACTGCAGGAAGTCGGTGTAGACGTAGGCCATCACGTAGGCCGGCATCGCCAGCGGCAGCACCAGGGCCCACTCGAAGAAGCGCCGGCCGGGGAAGTCGAGCATCGTCGTCAGCCACGCCGAGGTCACGCCGATCGACGACACGCCCAGGCCTACACCGACGCACAGGATCACGGTGTTGAGCATGAACTCGCCCAGCACCGTATCGGCCAGGTGCGACCAGGTGGCGCCGGTCTCGCCGATGAACACGTTGGAGAACACCGAAAGCACCGGGGCGGCGATCAGCACCGCGATCAGCACCGACACGACCGTCAGGGTCGACCACTGCAGGCGCCGGGCGCCCTGAACAGCCAGAGAGTTCATTCCATTCCCACATTGCCGGGGCGCGCCGGAGCTCGGCCACCCGCTTCGATCGGCAAATTATAATTGATCGCATTTGGAACACCGCGATGCAATAATCGCGCAACACGCATTCCCGGATCAGCGCCCAAGATGTCACACCTGAACCTCGAGCACATCGACCTCGCATTCGGCGACCACCTTGTCGTGCGCCAGCTCTCGCTGAGCCTGGAAAAGGGGCGGATCGGCTGCCTGCTCGGCCCCTCCGGCTGCGGCAAGACCACCGTACTGCGCTGCATCGCCGGTTTCGAGCGCCTCGCCGCCGGCGAGATCCGCCTCGACGGCGTGCTGGTCAGCACCCCCGCCCACACCCTGCCCCCCGAGCGCCGGCGCATCGGCATGGTGTTCCAGGACTATGCGCTGTTCCCGCACCTTTCGGTTGCCGACAACGTGGGTTTCGGCTTGCGCGGCGTCGATCCGGCCGCGCGCAGGACACGGGTCGAGGAACTGCTCGCCCTGGTCGGGCTCGCCGACCAGGGCCACAAGTACCCGCACGAGATGTCGGGCGGCCAGCAGCAGCGCGTGGCGCTGGCCCGCGCGCTGGCGCCGCGGCCCAGCCTGCTGCTGCTCGACGAGCCCTTCTCCAATCTCGACGTCGAGCTGCGCGAGCGCCTGTCCTACGAGGTGCGCGACATCATCAAGGCCACCAACACCACCGCGATCCTGGTCACCCACGACCAGCACGAGGCCTTCGCCGTCGCCGACGAGATCGGCATCATGCACGAGGGCCGCATCCAGCAGTGGGACAGCCCATACAACCTCTATCACCGCCCGGCAAACCGCTTCGTCGCCGACTTCATCGGCCAGGGCGTATTCCTGCGCGGCAAGGTGGTCAACGACCACCAGGTGCAGATCGAGCTCGGTCTGCTCGACAGTTCCGTGCCGCTGGTGTGCTGCGCCGACTGCGCCGGCTGCGTCCAGGGCAGCCCGCTCGACGTGCTGCTGCGTCCCGACGACATCGTGCATGACGACGCCAGTCCGCTGAGGGCCGAGGTGGTGCACAAGGCCTTCCGCGGCGCGGACATCCTGTACACGCTGCGCCTGGGGGGCGGCGCGAAGGTGCTGTCGCTGGTGCCCAGCCACCACAACCACGCCCTCGGCGAGCGTATCGGCATCCGCCTCGACGTGGACCACGTCGTCACCTTCCCGGTCGACGGCGGTGCGCCGCTGCCGGCCCTGCACGGCGAACCCATCGCCGCATGATTCCGTGGCTGGGCAAGGCACCGGTGTTTCCGCCGGACGACCAGGCGCTGGACGAGCCGAACGGCCTGCTCGCCGCCGGCGGGTCGCTGTCACCCGACTGGCTGCTCGCCGCCTACCGCCGCGGCATCTTCCCGTGGTTCAGCGAAGGCGAACCGATCCTGTGGTGGACGCCGGACCCGCGCCTCGTCCTGGTACCCGATCAGATCCATATCAGCCGCTCGCTGCGCAGGACGCTGCGCCGCGGGCGCTTCGAGGTCCGCGTCGACACCGCGTTCGCGGCGGTGCTGCGGGCCTGCGCCGCGCCGCGGGCCCCCGGTCTGGGCACCTGGATCACGCCGGCGATGCAGGCCGCCTACCTGCGCATGCACGAACTGGGCCATGCGCACAGTGTCGAATGCTGGCGTGAAGGCAGGCTGGTGGGGGGGCTGTACGGCATGGCGCTGGGCCGGGTGTTCTTCGGCGAATCGATGTTCGCGCTGGAGACCGACGCCTCCAAGGTCGCCCTCGCCCATCTCGCCCGGCTGCTTGCCGAGCGCACTTATGCCATCATCGACTGCCAGATGACGACCGCCCACCTGCAGTTCATGGGCGCCCGCGAGATGCCGCGCGCGCAATTCGTCACCACCCTGGGACGATGGGTGCCCGACGGACCACCCGCCCAGAAGTGGGCGGCGGATGCGGCGCGGCACTTCACCTGGCCCTGACCGCGAACGAACGCCAAGCAGCGTGACACGATGCAGAAGGACTACCCGTACGCCCTGATCCAGTTCTACGCGACGGCCCCGTACGCGTGCTCGTACCTGCCCGACCGCAGTGCGCGCTCGCAGGTCGCCACGCCGGGACATCTGATCGATCCGCAGGTGTATGGCGAACTGGTGCGCCGCGGCTTCCGCCGCAGCGGCGTGTTCACCTACCGGCCGCATTGCGATCACTGCCGCGCCTGCGTGCCGGTGCGCATTCCGGTGGCACGGTTCACGCCCAGCCGCAGCCAGCGCCGGGCGTGGGCGAGGCACGGCGACATGGTCGCCGCCGAGCGCACGCTCGACTTCTGCGAAGAACACTACCAGCTCTACCAGCGCTACCAGGCCGCGCGTCATTCCGGCGGCGGCATGGATCTCGACAACCGCGAGCAGTACAGCCACTTCCTGCTGCAGAGCCATGTCGATACCCGGCTCATCGAATTCCGCGAGGACGGGGTGTTGCGGATGGTCAGCGTCATCGACCTGCTCGCGGACGGCCTGTCGAGCGTCTATACGTTCTACGAGCCGGGTCTGCCGCGCGGCGCCCTCGGCACCTACGGCATCCTGTGGCAGATCGAGACCTGCAGGCGGCTGGACCTGGCCCACGTCTATCTCGGCTACTGGATCGGCGAGAGCCCGAAGATGGCCTACAAATCGCGCTTCCACCCGCTCGAGGCGCTCATCGACGGCGACTGGGCGCCCTTGCCCGCCGCGAGCCGAAGCGGCTGACCCGCCTCCCGCCGGGACGGGGGAATCGCTACAATCCGCCGATGCTCTACGAACTCATCCGCCCGCTGCTGTTTTCGCTCGACCCCGAAAACGCCCACGATCTCACCCTGCACGGACTCCACTTCGCCGGCAAGCTGCTGCCTCCGGGGCAGCCCGAACCCGCCGACCCGGTCGAAGTCATGGGCCTGCGCTTTCCCAACCGCATCGGCCTCGCCGCCGGCCTGGACAAGAACGGCGAGGCGATCGACGGCCTCGCCCGCCTCGGCTTCGGCTTCCTCGAGATCGGCACCATCACCCCGCGCCCACAGCCCGGCAACCCGCGTCCGCGCATGTTCCGGCTGCCCGAGGTGCAGGGCATCATCAACCGCATGGGCTTCAACAACCACGGCGTGGACGCGCTGATCGCCCATGTGCGCGAAGCGAAGTATCGCGGCATCCTCGGCATCAACATCGGCAAGAACTTCGACACCCCGATCGAGAACGCCGCCGACGACTACCTCGCCTGCCT
This genomic stretch from Thauera sp. GDN1 harbors:
- a CDS encoding DUF2325 domain-containing protein, with product MNALLVGADRLGNIPDVLDSFGIRIAGHVSGRDTTHQRRSAPLPSGIGMVILFTDFLGHNVMQRFRDAASREGVMFVCCRRSTCALQQALGRRMGDPCAACPERCKAAGGGRK
- a CDS encoding 3'-5' exonuclease — its product is MSWLARLKAARGGAPALGKQAEQTLHAWHALPDAVRDRPHFESRYVVVNTEATGLDLDRDRLLAVGAVGVDGGLLHAADAYYATLEPAPADALAGLLGLAGKNPLVVFNASFNRNMLERAFQEHLGLVPDFLWVDLYFLLPSLFPEKLDRPGRLGDWMAAFGIETFQRHHALGDAWAIAQLLLAVQARALSFGVNSPEGLAEHQHAYRQKLKV
- a CDS encoding iron ABC transporter permease, which gives rise to MNSLAVQGARRLQWSTLTVVSVLIAVLIAAPVLSVFSNVFIGETGATWSHLADTVLGEFMLNTVILCVGVGLGVSSIGVTSAWLTTMLDFPGRRFFEWALVLPLAMPAYVMAYVYTDFLQFVGPLQTWLRETFEWRRGDYWFPDVRTVGGAVAMFMFVLYPYVYMIARTAFLERAGGMLEAGRSLGLGPWGSFFRVSLPLARPAVVAGTALALMETLADFGTVSYFGVQTFTTGIYRAWFSLGDRIAAAQLSAALLAFVILVLTLERMSRGRARFNNTSRQASMPVRLRLPLPLGLLAAFACFMPLLLGFLLPGALLLQMAFAEGDAQFGPRFVHLARNSFVLAMVTAIAAVVLAVVLGYAARLARTGLPHALNRVVGLGYAVPGSVIAVGVLIPLTRLDNWLAQSWEAVFGTNPGLLLTGGIAALIYAYLARFLAVALQTVESSLGKITSSMDDASRCLGYGKWATLRRVHVPMLRGSLLTAGLLVFVDVMKELPATLVIRPFNFDTLATQAHTLAADERLAEASTAALIIVAVGLLPMFVISRQILKVKRRAG
- a CDS encoding peroxiredoxin; translated protein: MSAIPAPDFSLPATGGNTVTLSALRGRKLVIYFYPKDNTPGCTNETRDFGTLHAEFAAAGCDVFGVSRDGLKSHENFKAKLELPFELISDPEEQACEAFGVMKLKNMYGKQVRGIERSTFLIDAAGNIAREWRGVKVPGHAEEVLAAARAL
- a CDS encoding Fe(3+) ABC transporter substrate-binding protein; the protein is MMKKVLLTALVSAFGLSAAASAAELNVYSARHYQTDEQLYGNFTKQTGIKINRIEAKEDELLERVRTEGANSPADVFVTVDASRLAKADEMGIFAPVKSAELEARIPAHLRTNNWFSYSTRARVIVYNPELVKAEQVQTYEQLADPALKGQVCTRSGSHPYNLSLGAAMIKHNGAEATENWAKGIVANFARAPKGGDTDQIRAVAAGECGVAIANSYYLARLMNSDKREDQAAVAKIKAVWPNQSSWGTHINVSGAGMLKHAPNKEAAIKFLEYLASDEAQAYFANGNNEWPVVPSVKVDNAALAKLGEFKADTLPIGELAATVAEAQRIFDRAGYR
- a CDS encoding Mth938-like domain-containing protein, encoding MKLYQDKNANTNVVTGYGDDHVMIGKVRHDGNLLVSAGRILAGWAPQAGGDLAGLRAEDLAQAAEFGAEILIVGTGRRQRFPQPQLLRPLVEARIGFEFMDFAAACRTYNILVGEGRAVALGLLYER
- a CDS encoding C40 family peptidase, with the protein product MFLRPALLSLALLLASAPFAHAAEQPEQAVAQVEQSSVIGEYTVVAEQLVDEALSYLGIRYRFGGTSPATGLDCSGLVLNVFRNAVGLNLPRTAGEMAKLGDRIGRQELKPGDLVFFNTMRRAFSHVGIYLGDGKFVHAPSSGGKVRVENISNRYWAQRFNGARRLLDEGDTLHDAARMVAIR
- a CDS encoding DUF294 nucleotidyltransferase-like domain-containing protein gives rise to the protein MTTEAANLLVGASTDFLRNFSPFNRMEAEALAFLAERAVLAFHPRGSDILTPEMGVPRHFYIVQRGKVQASQTGSTTVTEYASMTLGPGECFPIGAISARRPSTNAYVAVEDSFCFQLGADDFLHLMQMSPVFHLFCTQYIASLLNQSRQQLQTTFAQRAAEQQTMTTSLGKLVKQDPVFVSADTPTRSALERMNELRLGCMVVVDDERRPVGVVTQSDLLPRVILAAFDLARPIGELMTANPHQLPTTASAYDAALEMATHGVRHLLVVDSDGILKGVVSERDLFTLQRISLRQIRAGIENAADIHALQRASADIRQLALNLIAQGIGAEQLTQFISALNDALTRRIIVLARERHDLLGIDFAWIAFGSEGRHEQTLSTDQDNGIVFRVVASSQVDEARRRLLAFAKTVNDDLAACGFPLCKGNIMASNPDLCLTLEEWKSRFGDWIREPDPQALLNASIFFDFRVLYGNERFGDQLRTWLNKAAKGNTTFLRMMAANALKVLPPLGRIRDFVLEDDGSIDLKKSGARLFVDVARILALRTGVDSSSTVQRLRQASTKIGFTAEEIAAIIDGFNFIQLLRLRSQHLETKHDTADDNRVDPESLNELDRRILKEAFRQARKLQLRLKLDYQL
- a CDS encoding PhoH family protein; the protein is MPAISKATTPAAPNETTATTARPRRSTTRRAAKPAACKLFVLDTNVLMHDPTSLYRFEEHDLYVPIMTLEELDNNKKGTSEVARNARQASRMLDEIVSGAADGIVEGIPLEGPSRSLATGRLYVQTEAIEIKLPPALPTARGDNQILAVVMFLVEKHPGREVILVSKDINMRIKARALGLAAQDYFNDKVLEDSDLLYTGTRELPADFWDTHGRGMQSWKEEGRTYYRLNGPLAPEMLVNEFVFQDGDAPLQAWVKEKEGRSVVLETLTDFSHHKNNVWGITARNREQNFALNLLMNPEIDFVTLLGQAGTGKTLLTLAAGLTQVLETKRYGEIIMTRVTVPVGEDIGFLPGTEEEKMAPWMGALEDNLEVLNGTAGEGGDWGRAATRDLIRSRIKIKSLNFMRGRTFLNKFLIIDEAQNLTPKQMKTLITRAGPGTKVICMGNIAQIDTPYLTEGSSGLTFVVDRFKGWAHSGHITLQRGERSRLADYAADVL